The following are encoded together in the Gemmatimonadaceae bacterium genome:
- a CDS encoding saccharopine dehydrogenase C-terminal domain-containing protein, producing the protein MRMLVLGAGLQGSACAYDLLQDKEVEQVRLADLKINHLPDFLAPHSGRRLLPTPLDVRDEDAVRGLMRECDAAMSAIPYYFNFDMARLAVEAGVHFTDLGGNTEIVNQQKTLDAEARRKSITVVPDTGLAPGMVNILAEYGIRQLDNVRAVRIYVGGLPQEPEPPLNYQIVYSFEGVLDYYTTLSWVLRNGKRTHVRALSELEPVNFGDGVGTLEAFHTAGGLSTMAFRYEGKIPEMEYKTLRYPGHAERMEAIRELGLLDLDPVEVKGMKIIPREAFMAIVGPRLTKPEGKDLVALRVVVNGTKGGSQKTLTFELIDRYDETHHVSAMMRTTGYSLSITGMMQVRGEVKPAGVHTPDECVPAARYIEELGKRGIKIRQS; encoded by the coding sequence ATGCGGATGCTCGTTCTCGGTGCCGGTTTACAAGGCTCCGCTTGCGCCTATGATTTGTTGCAGGATAAAGAAGTCGAACAGGTCCGACTCGCAGATCTGAAGATCAATCATCTGCCCGACTTCCTCGCGCCGCATTCCGGCCGTCGTTTGCTTCCGACGCCGCTCGACGTGCGGGACGAAGACGCCGTTCGCGGGCTGATGCGCGAGTGCGACGCGGCCATGAGCGCCATTCCCTACTACTTCAACTTCGACATGGCGCGTCTCGCCGTCGAAGCGGGGGTTCATTTCACCGACCTGGGCGGCAACACGGAGATCGTCAACCAACAGAAAACGCTCGACGCCGAAGCGCGGCGGAAGAGCATCACCGTCGTGCCCGACACGGGACTCGCGCCGGGAATGGTGAACATTCTCGCCGAGTACGGCATTCGGCAGCTCGACAACGTTCGCGCCGTGCGAATCTATGTCGGCGGATTGCCGCAGGAACCGGAGCCGCCGCTCAATTATCAGATCGTCTATTCGTTCGAGGGCGTACTCGACTACTACACGACGCTTTCGTGGGTGCTGCGAAATGGTAAGCGCACACACGTGCGCGCGCTCTCCGAGCTCGAGCCAGTGAACTTCGGGGATGGTGTTGGTACACTCGAAGCTTTTCACACCGCTGGCGGTCTCTCGACGATGGCGTTCCGGTACGAAGGGAAGATCCCGGAGATGGAGTACAAGACGCTGCGCTATCCGGGGCACGCCGAGCGAATGGAAGCAATTCGCGAGCTGGGGCTGCTGGACCTCGATCCAGTCGAGGTCAAGGGGATGAAGATCATCCCGCGCGAGGCGTTCATGGCGATCGTCGGGCCGCGCCTAACGAAACCGGAAGGAAAGGATCTCGTTGCCTTACGCGTCGTCGTGAACGGTACGAAGGGAGGCTCGCAGAAGACGTTGACTTTCGAGCTCATCGACCGCTACGACGAGACGCATCACGTGAGTGCAATGATGCGAACGACGGGCTACTCGCTGTCGATCACCGGCATGATGCAGGTGCGTGGCGAGGTGAAGCCGGCTGGCGTACACACGCCTGACGAGTGCGTTCCAGCCGCGCGCTATATCGAGGAGCTCGGCAAGCGAGGCATTAAGATCCGCCAATCGTAG
- a CDS encoding CoA-binding protein, with product MSEPALANTSDWRRHLIEDTRGIRRVLEETRRIAVLGIKIAESAAPAFYVPEYVQQAGFEIVPVPVYYPECTEILGERVYRTVAEIPGEVDMVNVFRRPHRIPAHVDDIIRKQPKSVWFQLGIRSDDAAEQLARAGIDVVQDRCLMVELQHIGK from the coding sequence ATGAGCGAGCCCGCGCTCGCGAACACCAGCGATTGGCGCCGTCATCTCATCGAGGACACGCGTGGCATTCGTCGCGTGCTCGAGGAGACGCGCCGGATCGCCGTGCTCGGCATCAAGATCGCAGAATCTGCTGCTCCCGCATTCTATGTTCCGGAGTACGTGCAGCAGGCCGGGTTCGAGATCGTCCCGGTGCCAGTGTACTACCCGGAGTGCACGGAAATACTCGGGGAAAGAGTCTACAGAACCGTCGCGGAGATTCCCGGCGAAGTCGACATGGTGAATGTCTTTCGCCGGCCGCACCGCATTCCCGCGCATGTCGACGACATCATTCGCAAGCAACCCAAATCAGTCTGGTTTCAGCTCGGCATCCGCAGCGATGACGCAGCCGAACAGCTCGCGCGCGCGGGCATCGATGTCGTGCAGGATCGTTGCTTGATGGTGGAGTTGCAGCACATCGGGAAGTAG
- a CDS encoding M1 family metallopeptidase: MRAQCLAPLVTALVIPACLAAQASIGPGATRDAAIEHRYRPGVDVQSYELSLDLPAAGNVISGYAVLLIRHTERVDTLVLDLVRLTVDSVRMSGARVPFTRTAKEIHIPFQPRGKQSIPVEVAYHGAVEDGLIVRTDSAGRWTGFGDNWPNRARFWIPSVDHPSDKATVSWTVTAPAGRTVVANGLLVDRTPLPNGRVRTRWRESHPIAPYLMVIAAAPLTEYSLGPTACGFANGERRESEREARATSNRQASASPASGCVQQHVYTAPEQRAMLPGAFAQAGEIVRYFSSLVGPFPYEKLAHLQSSTRFGGMENATAIFYADALFRTGRMGEGIIAHETAHQWFGDAVTEREWPHLWLSEGFATYFAALWSQHAHGDSAFRHDMQGIRSEVLADSAAVPTHAVIDATQHDLLALLNVNSYQKGGFVLHMLRRQVGDTAFFAALRNYYSSFRDGTALTDDLREAMERASGQKLDWFFHQWLERPGFPEIDVTWSSDSSSHQITLDVVQATHFGAFRFPLTVEVLGADGAPRRATVLVPAEIHSHLAFPLSVSAPRMLVADPDVELLARVTVHPQ, translated from the coding sequence GTGCGCGCGCAATGCCTCGCGCCACTCGTTACCGCGTTGGTGATTCCAGCATGCCTGGCGGCGCAGGCGAGCATCGGCCCTGGCGCAACGCGCGACGCGGCAATCGAGCATCGATACCGTCCCGGCGTCGATGTGCAGAGCTACGAGCTCTCGCTCGATCTGCCGGCAGCGGGCAACGTGATCAGCGGCTATGCCGTGCTGCTTATACGTCATACCGAGCGCGTCGACACGCTCGTGCTCGATCTCGTGCGTCTCACCGTCGACAGCGTACGAATGAGCGGCGCGCGCGTGCCATTCACGCGTACGGCGAAGGAGATTCACATTCCTTTTCAGCCACGGGGCAAGCAGTCGATACCCGTCGAGGTTGCATACCATGGAGCGGTAGAAGACGGGCTCATCGTGCGCACCGACAGCGCGGGCCGGTGGACGGGCTTCGGCGACAACTGGCCGAATCGCGCTCGCTTCTGGATCCCGAGTGTGGATCATCCGAGCGACAAGGCCACGGTGAGCTGGACCGTCACCGCACCCGCGGGAAGGACGGTGGTGGCGAACGGGCTGCTCGTCGACCGAACGCCGCTGCCTAACGGACGCGTACGCACGCGGTGGCGCGAGTCGCATCCGATCGCGCCGTATCTCATGGTGATCGCCGCGGCGCCGCTCACCGAGTACTCGCTTGGGCCAACGGCATGTGGCTTCGCGAATGGCGAGAGACGCGAGAGCGAGCGCGAAGCGCGAGCGACTTCAAATAGGCAAGCATCCGCGAGCCCGGCGAGCGGCTGTGTTCAGCAACACGTGTATACGGCACCCGAACAGCGCGCGATGCTGCCGGGGGCTTTCGCGCAGGCTGGCGAGATCGTTCGCTACTTCTCATCGCTCGTGGGTCCGTTCCCGTACGAAAAGCTCGCGCATCTCCAATCGTCGACGCGTTTCGGTGGAATGGAAAACGCGACGGCAATTTTCTACGCCGACGCCTTGTTCCGCACCGGACGAATGGGCGAAGGCATCATCGCTCACGAGACCGCTCACCAATGGTTCGGCGACGCGGTCACCGAGCGAGAGTGGCCACACCTCTGGCTCTCGGAAGGGTTTGCGACCTACTTCGCCGCGCTTTGGAGCCAGCACGCCCATGGCGACAGCGCCTTCCGACACGATATGCAGGGCATTCGGTCGGAGGTGCTCGCTGACTCTGCTGCCGTCCCGACGCACGCAGTAATCGACGCGACGCAGCACGACCTGCTCGCACTGCTCAACGTAAACAGCTACCAGAAGGGCGGTTTCGTCCTCCACATGCTCCGGCGGCAAGTGGGCGACACCGCGTTTTTCGCGGCGCTCCGCAATTACTACTCGAGCTTTCGCGATGGCACCGCACTCACGGACGATCTCCGTGAGGCCATGGAGCGGGCGAGTGGCCAGAAGCTCGACTGGTTCTTTCACCAGTGGCTCGAGCGCCCTGGTTTTCCCGAGATCGACGTGACCTGGTCATCCGATTCGTCGTCGCACCAGATAACACTCGACGTCGTTCAGGCCACTCACTTCGGTGCTTTCCGCTTCCCACTCACCGTGGAAGTTCTAGGTGCCGACGGAGCGCCCCGACGGGCGACCGTGCTCGTGCCAGCGGAGATTCATTCTCACCTCGCGTTTCCGCTGTCGGTGTCGGCGCCACGAATGCTCGTCGCTGACCCCGACGTCGAGCTCCTCGCACGCGTCACCGTCCACCCTCAGTAG
- a CDS encoding serine/threonine-protein kinase — protein sequence MRQTPLTAANLTGRTLDGRYKMIRKVGEGGMSFVYLAHDVATQERFAIKVLSPALSEDVNAMQRLRREAALGMRLAHPNICHIMRLGETEDGLVYVVMPFVEGELLADRTNRLGQISLEDTARFVRDMSEGLHVAHQLKIVHRDLKPENVMICSRPDPDGTEYAVVMDFGLAKERRAEGELQKLTATGIILGTPEFMSPEQLRGKTLDPRTDIYSLALLVYEMLTGKLPFQGRTQQEMMISRLRNDPIPLRRMRAELTFPEAVERVLNKAMQRAPEARYQTTLEFAEAFTAAAVDGTTPGDSRILGKLFGR from the coding sequence ATGCGGCAAACGCCGCTCACGGCAGCGAACCTCACGGGCAGGACGCTTGACGGTCGCTACAAGATGATTCGGAAGGTCGGCGAGGGCGGAATGTCGTTCGTGTACCTCGCTCACGACGTCGCGACCCAGGAACGGTTCGCGATCAAGGTCCTCTCGCCGGCTTTATCCGAAGACGTGAACGCCATGCAACGGCTGAGGCGGGAGGCAGCGCTCGGCATGCGTCTCGCCCATCCGAACATCTGTCACATCATGCGGCTTGGCGAAACCGAAGATGGTCTGGTCTATGTCGTCATGCCGTTCGTCGAAGGTGAGCTGCTCGCGGATCGTACGAACCGCCTTGGGCAGATCTCACTCGAAGACACCGCGCGCTTTGTGCGAGACATGTCGGAGGGGCTGCATGTCGCGCATCAGCTTAAAATCGTGCACCGCGATCTCAAACCCGAGAACGTGATGATCTGCAGTCGGCCGGATCCAGATGGCACTGAATACGCCGTCGTCATGGACTTCGGACTGGCGAAGGAGCGTCGCGCCGAGGGGGAGCTGCAAAAGCTGACAGCGACGGGGATCATCCTCGGGACCCCGGAGTTCATGAGCCCGGAGCAGTTGCGCGGCAAAACGCTCGACCCCCGTACCGATATCTATTCGCTCGCGTTGCTCGTCTACGAGATGCTCACGGGAAAGCTGCCGTTTCAGGGACGTACCCAGCAGGAGATGATGATCTCGCGTCTCCGCAACGATCCGATTCCACTGCGTCGCATGCGTGCGGAACTCACCTTTCCCGAAGCGGTTGAGCGTGTGCTCAACAAGGCAATGCAGCGCGCGCCCGAGGCTCGATATCAAACGACCCTCGAGTTCGCCGAGGCCTTCACCGCCGCGGCCGTGGACGGCACGACGCCGGGCGACTCGCGCATTCTGGGGAAGTTGTTTGGGCGTTAG
- a CDS encoding diguanylate cyclase, giving the protein MRESSGDPLPTAQHTDAPTIGRGAPAAPHVLVANDDPHASSALAWLLREQGYQVTSISERRHLIDALERSRPDLLLVDVENLGPDGEQLLERVKRDERWRDVPIVVATTLPSNGKASTALVPPRMADDYVTKPFRVPELLARIHTQLRAQTELRSARVALAAARAELERAREDVASNRQIVDILNEVTGELSATEIYRILVRRVSRALGLSRCAVVLGSAGDTVGVVAASCEDLRTPNLEIQLERYPEIVAALGNQRPVLVRDVQADPLFESARKRWLEEGKDVPLRSVAALPFSIDRWRSGVLMLKSDRFERNLTQYDVEFAETVLNAAVAAIKRAQALESTRADNRRLEALATTDPLTRLLNRRALLERLSREVDRAKRYESMLTLLLLDIDHFKRINDERGHLVGDGVLRQIGALVDASVRTVDIAARYGGEEFVLILPETSQEGGIIFAERLRESIERYPFDASSEEPLHLTASIGVATFPSPRVDSTEDLFARADEALYRAKSSGRNQVRT; this is encoded by the coding sequence GTGCGTGAGAGTTCTGGCGACCCGCTTCCCACCGCTCAACACACCGACGCGCCAACGATTGGTCGGGGTGCTCCGGCCGCGCCGCACGTTTTGGTTGCCAATGACGACCCCCACGCGAGCAGTGCCCTTGCATGGCTGCTGCGCGAGCAGGGTTATCAAGTCACGAGCATTTCCGAGCGACGTCATCTGATCGACGCGCTCGAGCGCAGCAGGCCCGACCTCCTTCTCGTCGACGTCGAGAATCTCGGTCCGGACGGCGAGCAGCTCCTCGAGCGCGTAAAGCGCGACGAGCGCTGGCGCGACGTGCCGATCGTCGTCGCAACGACGCTGCCATCGAATGGGAAAGCCTCGACGGCGCTCGTGCCACCACGGATGGCCGACGATTACGTCACGAAGCCCTTCCGCGTCCCTGAGCTCCTCGCGCGAATTCACACCCAGCTCCGTGCGCAGACCGAGCTCCGCTCTGCTCGTGTCGCGCTCGCCGCTGCTCGCGCCGAGCTCGAACGCGCGCGCGAGGACGTGGCGAGTAATCGCCAGATCGTCGACATCCTGAATGAAGTCACAGGCGAGCTCTCGGCGACGGAGATCTACCGCATTCTCGTCCGCCGCGTCTCGCGCGCCCTTGGGTTGTCGCGCTGTGCCGTGGTCCTGGGAAGCGCCGGGGACACGGTCGGCGTCGTAGCGGCGTCTTGCGAGGATTTGCGAACGCCGAATCTCGAGATCCAGCTCGAGCGCTATCCGGAGATCGTTGCCGCCCTCGGGAATCAGCGCCCCGTGCTGGTCCGCGACGTTCAGGCCGATCCCCTTTTCGAGTCGGCGCGCAAACGCTGGCTCGAGGAGGGCAAGGACGTGCCTCTCCGCTCGGTCGCCGCGCTGCCATTCAGTATCGATCGATGGCGCTCTGGTGTGCTCATGCTCAAGAGCGACCGGTTTGAGAGGAACCTGACGCAGTATGACGTCGAGTTCGCCGAGACGGTCTTGAATGCTGCCGTTGCCGCGATCAAGCGTGCCCAGGCGCTCGAGTCGACGCGGGCCGACAATAGACGCCTCGAGGCGCTTGCCACGACCGATCCCCTCACTCGTCTGCTGAACCGACGGGCGCTACTCGAGCGGCTATCCCGGGAAGTCGACCGCGCCAAGCGCTACGAGTCCATGCTCACGTTGCTCCTCCTGGACATCGATCACTTCAAGCGGATCAACGACGAACGGGGACACCTGGTCGGAGACGGCGTTCTGCGGCAGATCGGTGCGCTCGTAGATGCGTCCGTGCGAACCGTAGACATCGCGGCACGTTACGGGGGCGAGGAATTCGTGCTGATCCTTCCGGAGACGTCTCAGGAGGGCGGGATCATCTTCGCGGAACGCCTCCGGGAGTCGATCGAGCGATATCCGTTCGACGCCAGCAGCGAGGAACCACTCCATTTGACGGCCAGCATCGGCGTTGCCACCTTTCCGTCACCGCGCGTAGACTCAACCGAGGATTTATTCGCGCGAGCCGACGAGGCGCTGTACCGCGCCAAGTCCAGCGGTCGGAACCAGGTGCGCACCTGA
- a CDS encoding threonine/serine dehydratase → MTTMSASQLGLVTLDDIESAARGLEGVAVRTPLLAFDAVSERVGAPVFVKPEMLQRGGAFKFRGAYTYLSRLSAEERVKGVIAPSSGNHAQAVALAAKLFGVPATVVMPTTVTPAKRAGAERLGARIVLAGTTTNDRYEKALEIVHNEGGTLVPPYDDPAIIAGQGTLGLEIAADAPEVGTVLVQVGGGGLSAGVATAVKERVPSARVVAIEPSGAPKLSRARAAGHPVRLEKTKSLADGLMAVEIGRLPFAHHERYVDEVVTVDDASLAPAVRLLLDRMKLVAEPSGAITIAALLEGLVRPRDSRPVVAVLSGGNIEWDGLQELLSRA, encoded by the coding sequence ATGACGACGATGTCCGCGAGCCAACTCGGCCTCGTGACTCTCGACGACATCGAGAGCGCTGCCCGCGGTCTCGAGGGCGTCGCTGTTCGAACACCCTTGCTTGCTTTCGACGCGGTCTCGGAACGCGTCGGCGCGCCCGTGTTCGTAAAGCCCGAAATGCTGCAGCGCGGCGGGGCGTTCAAGTTCCGTGGCGCTTATACGTATCTGTCCCGTCTCTCAGCCGAAGAGCGTGTTAAGGGCGTGATCGCGCCCTCCTCCGGCAACCACGCACAAGCCGTCGCTCTGGCAGCGAAGCTATTCGGCGTTCCTGCCACCGTCGTCATGCCGACTACCGTCACACCGGCGAAGCGTGCCGGCGCCGAGCGACTCGGCGCGCGCATCGTTCTCGCGGGCACAACTACAAACGACCGCTACGAGAAGGCGCTCGAGATCGTTCACAACGAGGGCGGCACGCTCGTGCCGCCCTACGACGATCCGGCAATCATCGCAGGACAAGGAACTCTCGGTCTCGAGATCGCCGCCGACGCGCCAGAGGTCGGTACCGTCCTCGTTCAGGTAGGTGGTGGAGGGCTGAGCGCCGGCGTTGCGACCGCCGTCAAAGAGCGAGTGCCGTCGGCACGTGTCGTTGCTATCGAGCCGTCTGGTGCCCCGAAGCTGAGCCGCGCCCGCGCGGCTGGGCACCCGGTACGTCTCGAAAAGACGAAGAGTCTCGCCGATGGTCTGATGGCGGTAGAGATCGGGCGTCTTCCTTTCGCCCATCACGAGCGATACGTCGACGAGGTCGTCACGGTCGACGACGCATCACTTGCTCCAGCGGTGCGGCTGCTGCTCGATCGCATGAAGCTCGTGGCCGAACCCAGTGGAGCGATCACGATCGCCGCACTTCTCGAGGGACTCGTTAGGCCCCGGGACTCGCGCCCCGTCGTCGCGGTTTTGAGCGGCGGCAATATCGAGTGGGACGGACTTCAGGAGCTGCTCTCGCGTGCGTGA